The following proteins come from a genomic window of Achromobacter sp. AONIH1:
- a CDS encoding type II secretion system F family protein, translated as MGGEYRVRLLRRDQVCERVCRAGSKDAAVAQIGPDEGVVLDVQRVRPARIAGAAGKRRRISLGLLLQELSALLEAGLALIEALEALSDKAGAGSRQVQAVLAALLKELYQGQPLSKAMQAQPDVFPELLVATVASAEGSGQLPQALRRYQHYELRIENIRKRVVGALLYPAAVVAVGFGVLMFMLFFVIPRFAVVFESLQALPATAQALLWWARLVREHGMALGAGIAGVIAAAVLALRTARIRAALAALIWRLPKLRDVAFLFVLARFYRTVGLLVEGGTPVLQALELSRRLLPQRLAARLEQALAELRAGKAVSETLAAHGLTTPVARRLLRVGEHSGDLGGMCERIALFHDSTLDHAVEVFGKVFEPLLMLVVGAMVGTIVVLLYMPIFELASSMG; from the coding sequence ATGGGCGGCGAATACAGGGTCCGGCTGTTGCGGCGGGACCAGGTCTGCGAGCGCGTATGCCGCGCCGGCAGCAAGGACGCCGCCGTCGCGCAGATCGGCCCGGATGAGGGCGTGGTCCTGGACGTGCAGCGCGTCAGGCCCGCGCGCATCGCGGGCGCCGCCGGCAAGCGCCGCCGCATCTCGCTGGGCCTGCTGCTGCAGGAGCTGTCGGCGCTGCTGGAGGCGGGGCTGGCCCTGATCGAAGCCCTTGAGGCTCTGAGCGACAAGGCCGGCGCCGGCAGCCGCCAGGTGCAGGCCGTGCTCGCGGCCCTGCTCAAGGAGCTGTACCAGGGGCAACCCCTGTCGAAGGCCATGCAGGCGCAGCCGGACGTATTCCCGGAGTTGCTGGTGGCCACCGTGGCGTCGGCCGAGGGCAGCGGGCAGCTGCCACAGGCGCTGCGGCGTTATCAGCACTACGAGCTGCGGATCGAGAACATCCGCAAGAGGGTCGTGGGCGCGTTGCTGTATCCGGCCGCCGTGGTCGCGGTCGGCTTCGGCGTCCTGATGTTCATGCTGTTCTTCGTGATCCCGCGCTTCGCCGTGGTGTTCGAAAGCCTGCAGGCCCTGCCGGCCACGGCGCAGGCCCTGCTGTGGTGGGCGCGGCTGGTGCGGGAACACGGCATGGCGCTGGGCGCGGGCATCGCCGGCGTGATCGCAGCTGCCGTGCTGGCGTTGCGCACGGCGCGCATCCGCGCGGCGCTGGCCGCGTTGATCTGGCGGCTGCCCAAGCTGCGCGACGTGGCCTTTCTGTTCGTGCTGGCGCGCTTCTATCGGACGGTGGGGCTGCTGGTCGAAGGCGGCACGCCGGTGCTGCAGGCGCTGGAGTTGTCGCGGCGCCTGTTGCCGCAACGGCTGGCCGCGAGGCTGGAACAGGCTCTGGCCGAGCTGCGCGCCGGCAAGGCGGTGAGCGAGACGCTGGCCGCGCACGGACTGACCACGCCGGTGGCCCGCCGCCTGCTGCGGGTGGGCGAGCACAGCGGCGACCTGGGCGGCATGTGCGAACGGATCGCGCTGTTTCACGATAGCACCCTGGACCATGCGGTCGAGGTTTTCGGAAAGGTCTTCGAGCCATTGCTGATGCTGGTGGTCGGCGCAATGGTGGGGACCATCGTGGTGCTGCTGTACATGCCGATCTTCGAATTGGCCAGCAGCATGGGATAG
- a CDS encoding GspE/PulE family protein, giving the protein MTESMPESGTTQTQAWIARPGLLEQELARAPQLLPMVAMALGMQHMEPADWARAVARHDVLPLADALHCRVAMVERDGELLAVMSAPLDRRVRLWLQTRFEGRPVWFALALPGAVDAWLKQAEASERVLDGVAVDVAEDTLAKAVESISIASLAKDESPVIRLVNMTLYDGLQSRASDIHLESDEEGLLIRYRIDGAMLTIRKVPGQLTANQVMSRLKVLSSLDIAEKRVPQDGRFKVELQGREVDFRVSIMPGNHGENAVLRLLDRSQKDERLSLDGLGFPAQTAARIRALAQLPYGLTLITGPTGSGKSTTLYGALSELNTGDEKIITIEDPVEYEMAGVLQIPVNEKKGLTFARGLRSILRHDPDTILVGEIRDAETAAIAVQSALTGHRVLSSVHANDAFSVIDRFLYMDVEAATFLESLNGVVSQRLVRRLCPHCGGGPVAPAAACEACRGTGFLGRIALAEVLRLDSRMKSALLERSPERRQAALAACADYQSMRDAAGEAVARGLTTYQEVCRAVAME; this is encoded by the coding sequence ATGACGGAATCGATGCCCGAATCCGGGACGACGCAGACGCAGGCGTGGATCGCGCGGCCCGGCCTGCTTGAGCAGGAACTCGCGCGCGCGCCACAGCTGCTGCCCATGGTCGCCATGGCGCTGGGCATGCAGCATATGGAGCCGGCCGACTGGGCCAGGGCCGTCGCCAGGCACGACGTGCTGCCGCTGGCCGACGCCCTGCACTGCCGCGTCGCGATGGTGGAGCGGGACGGCGAGCTGCTGGCGGTCATGAGCGCGCCGCTGGACCGGCGCGTGCGGCTGTGGTTGCAGACGCGCTTCGAGGGCCGGCCGGTGTGGTTCGCGCTGGCCCTGCCGGGCGCGGTCGACGCCTGGCTCAAGCAGGCCGAGGCCAGCGAACGCGTGCTCGACGGCGTTGCCGTGGACGTTGCCGAGGACACGCTGGCCAAGGCGGTGGAGTCCATTTCCATCGCCTCGCTCGCCAAGGACGAAAGCCCGGTGATCCGGCTGGTGAACATGACGCTCTATGACGGCCTGCAGAGCCGCGCCAGCGATATCCACCTGGAGTCGGACGAGGAAGGGCTGCTGATCCGCTACCGCATCGACGGCGCGATGCTCACCATCCGCAAGGTGCCTGGCCAGCTGACCGCGAATCAGGTGATGTCGCGCCTGAAGGTGCTGTCCAGCCTGGATATCGCCGAGAAGCGCGTGCCACAGGACGGGCGCTTCAAGGTCGAGCTGCAGGGCCGAGAGGTGGATTTCCGCGTGTCCATCATGCCGGGCAACCATGGCGAGAACGCGGTGCTGCGCCTGCTGGACCGCTCGCAGAAGGACGAGCGCCTCAGCCTGGATGGCCTGGGCTTTCCGGCGCAGACCGCCGCGCGCATCCGCGCGCTGGCGCAGCTGCCCTATGGCCTGACGCTGATCACGGGTCCGACGGGCAGCGGCAAGTCGACGACGCTGTATGGCGCGCTGTCCGAGCTGAACACCGGCGACGAGAAGATCATCACCATCGAGGATCCGGTGGAGTACGAAATGGCCGGCGTGCTGCAGATTCCCGTCAACGAAAAGAAGGGACTGACCTTCGCGCGGGGGCTGCGCTCCATCCTGCGTCACGACCCGGACACGATCCTGGTGGGCGAGATCCGCGATGCGGAAACCGCCGCCATCGCGGTGCAGTCGGCGCTGACCGGGCACCGCGTGCTGTCTTCGGTGCATGCCAATGACGCGTTCAGCGTGATCGACCGCTTTCTCTATATGGATGTGGAGGCGGCCACGTTCCTGGAATCGCTCAATGGCGTGGTGTCGCAGCGGCTGGTGCGGCGCCTGTGTCCCCATTGCGGCGGCGGGCCGGTCGCGCCGGCTGCGGCATGCGAGGCATGTCGCGGCACCGGCTTCCTGGGGCGCATCGCGCTGGCCGAGGTATTGCGCCTGGACAGCCGCATGAAATCGGCGCTGCTGGAACGGTCCCCGGAACGCAGGCAAGCGGCCCTGGCCGCCTGCGCCGACTATCAATCGATGCGCGATGCCGCCGGCGAGGCGGTCGCGCGCGGGCTGACGACTTATCAGGAGGTGTGCCGTGCCGTCGCTATGGAATGA
- a CDS encoding secretin N-terminal domain-containing protein, with product MISRYAATAALLGLVLGGCSAPGMFRQGAGDAPSSDAAGRYAQALARQEQAPDDIENGKNLARDGAQAALDLLQRVRGKMAAGDEAGAQAELSALLAVQPGNMRARQLQAQLERRLLLKRDLAEAGKRQADHPAEALDIVNRILQEQPDYEPARALRATLMRAQAQRASARPKLADALRKPVSLNFKSQPVVQILEAISKIAGVDFVLDPEVASSAPATIIADQTTAEDAINLLLRTSKLEKKVLSERSLLIYPASAEKSKEYRELMVRVFYLSNAQAAKVVPALRQVGTIKNVHLDERANALIVRDTPEVIAVAERIVAALDLAQSEVTMDVRVLEVNTNDELEVGVDYPSDLRLSILPQGESGKVTVGDILGLNSEMLGVSSRNELSMALNLLQKRGKTRVLANPKIRVRNMEKASIKIGEKVPVVTTTNANGVVTESVNYQDVGLSLQVEPQVTLGNDVSVKVSMEVSNLKGEVKTAGGGVVYPMSTRNAETVMTARDGETQVLAGLVNQKQSGNTSGLPGLSTLEWLGSLFGSTKDSEESTEIVLLLTPHVERSLELPAASNSYFPSGTEASVTVLPLTTAPARPGLDAPLARPY from the coding sequence ATGATTTCCAGATATGCCGCCACGGCGGCGCTACTCGGTCTCGTCCTGGGCGGCTGCTCGGCGCCGGGAATGTTCAGGCAGGGCGCTGGCGATGCGCCGTCGTCCGACGCCGCCGGACGCTACGCGCAGGCGCTGGCCCGCCAGGAGCAGGCGCCCGACGATATCGAGAACGGCAAGAACCTGGCGCGCGATGGCGCGCAGGCCGCGCTGGACCTGCTGCAGCGCGTGCGCGGCAAGATGGCTGCTGGCGACGAAGCCGGCGCGCAGGCTGAACTGTCCGCCTTGCTGGCCGTCCAGCCCGGCAATATGCGCGCCCGCCAGCTGCAAGCGCAGCTGGAGCGTCGCCTGCTGCTCAAGCGGGACCTGGCCGAGGCCGGCAAGCGGCAGGCCGACCATCCGGCCGAGGCGTTGGACATCGTCAACCGCATCCTGCAGGAACAGCCGGACTACGAACCGGCCAGGGCGCTGCGCGCCACCCTGATGCGCGCCCAGGCGCAGCGCGCCTCGGCACGGCCCAAGTTGGCCGACGCGCTGCGCAAGCCCGTCTCGCTGAATTTCAAGTCGCAGCCGGTGGTGCAGATCCTGGAGGCCATTTCGAAGATCGCCGGCGTGGACTTCGTGCTGGATCCGGAGGTGGCCTCGTCGGCGCCGGCCACCATCATCGCCGACCAGACGACCGCCGAGGACGCCATCAATCTGCTGTTGCGCACCAGCAAGCTCGAGAAGAAGGTGCTGAGCGAGCGCAGCCTGCTGATCTATCCGGCCAGCGCGGAAAAGTCCAAGGAATACCGCGAGCTGATGGTGCGCGTGTTCTACCTGAGCAATGCCCAGGCCGCCAAGGTGGTGCCCGCGCTGCGGCAGGTGGGCACGATCAAGAACGTGCACCTGGACGAACGCGCCAACGCGCTGATCGTGCGCGATACACCCGAGGTCATCGCGGTGGCCGAGCGCATCGTCGCCGCCCTGGACCTGGCGCAATCGGAAGTGACCATGGACGTGCGCGTGCTGGAGGTGAACACCAATGACGAGCTGGAAGTCGGCGTGGATTATCCCAGCGACCTGCGCCTGTCTATCCTGCCGCAAGGCGAGAGCGGCAAGGTGACCGTGGGCGACATCCTCGGCCTGAACAGCGAAATGCTGGGCGTTTCCAGCCGCAACGAGCTGTCCATGGCCCTGAACCTGTTGCAGAAGCGCGGCAAGACCCGCGTGCTTGCCAATCCCAAGATCCGCGTGCGCAACATGGAAAAGGCCAGCATCAAGATTGGCGAGAAGGTGCCGGTGGTGACCACCACCAACGCCAATGGCGTGGTGACCGAGTCGGTGAATTATCAGGACGTCGGCCTGAGCCTGCAGGTCGAGCCGCAGGTCACGCTGGGTAACGACGTGTCCGTCAAGGTCAGCATGGAAGTCAGCAACCTGAAGGGCGAGGTGAAGACGGCCGGCGGCGGCGTGGTCTATCCCATGAGCACCCGCAACGCCGAGACCGTCATGACCGCGAGGGACGGCGAAACGCAGGTGCTGGCCGGGCTGGTCAATCAGAAGCAATCCGGCAACACCAGCGGCCTGCCGGGGCTGAGCACGCTGGAATGGCTGGGCAGTCTGTTCGGCAGCACCAAGGACAGCGAGGAGTCGACCGAGATCGTGCTGCTGCTGACGCCGCACGTGGAGCGTTCGCTAGAGCTGCCGGCGGCGTCCAACAGCTATTTCCCGTCCGGCACCGAAGCCAGCGTGACCGTGCTGCCCTTGACGACCGCGCCGGCCCGGCCCGGGCTGGACGCGCCGCTGGCGCGGCCGTATTGA
- a CDS encoding type II secretion system protein gives MRRQQGFTLIEMLAALTLLALLLSVALPYADLVRRRNQEEDLRHSLRIVRDAIDAYHAASLEGKIDKSLDRSGYPPDLDSLTRGVTDKTDPNGGKLYFLRRLPADPMCESCEGTDAADTWETRSYDSSAESFSSGRDVFDLRSRSERKGTNGIPYNEW, from the coding sequence ATGCGCAGGCAACAAGGCTTCACCCTGATCGAAATGCTGGCCGCGCTCACGCTGCTGGCGCTGTTGCTGAGCGTGGCGCTGCCCTACGCCGATCTGGTCCGCCGCCGCAATCAGGAAGAGGACCTGCGGCACAGCCTGCGCATCGTGCGCGATGCGATCGACGCCTATCACGCGGCCAGCCTGGAGGGGAAGATCGACAAGTCCCTGGATCGCAGCGGCTATCCGCCGGATCTGGACAGCCTGACGCGGGGCGTGACGGACAAGACCGATCCGAACGGGGGCAAGCTGTACTTCCTGCGGCGCCTGCCGGCGGATCCGATGTGCGAGTCCTGCGAGGGCACGGACGCGGCCGACACCTGGGAGACCCGCAGCTACGACAGTTCGGCCGAGTCATTCTCGTCCGGCCGCGACGTGTTCGACCTGCGCTCCCGCAGCGAAAGAAAAGGAACCAATGGCATCCCGTACAACGAATGGTAG
- a CDS encoding type II secretion system protein — MASRTTNGRRACAGFTLIELLAVMAIVGVLTALVAPSFFKSNDRARETVLRHNLRAIRLAIDDYRADHGVNPEGLEKLVSGKYLRELPLDPLTGKRDSWKTQAAEEGGVADVKSGAPGKGLDGSSYEAW, encoded by the coding sequence ATGGCATCCCGTACAACGAATGGTAGGCGCGCCTGCGCCGGTTTCACGCTGATCGAGCTGCTGGCCGTGATGGCCATCGTCGGCGTGCTGACGGCGCTGGTGGCGCCTTCTTTCTTCAAGAGCAACGACCGCGCGCGAGAGACGGTGCTGCGACACAATCTGCGCGCGATCCGGCTGGCCATCGACGACTACCGCGCCGATCATGGCGTCAATCCGGAAGGGCTGGAAAAGCTGGTGTCCGGCAAGTACCTGCGCGAGTTGCCGCTGGACCCGCTGACGGGCAAGCGCGATTCCTGGAAGACGCAGGCCGCCGAAGAAGGCGGCGTGGCGGACGTGAAGAGCGGCGCGCCGGGCAAGGGCCTGGACGGAAGCAGCTATGAGGCGTGGTAG
- a CDS encoding type II secretory pathway, pseudopilin PulG, with product MRRGSAPARAQSGLAYLGVLMLAAAIAAGLAATARPWSMQQQRAREAELLFIGQQFQRAIASYYRAGPSPAFPRSLDALLKDSRVPFMLRHLRRLYRDPLTGSADWGVVKGPDGGVIGVYSQAPGKPLKQDGFPASLGDFAGKSRYADWIFLYDERR from the coding sequence ATGAGGCGTGGTAGCGCGCCGGCGCGCGCGCAGTCCGGCCTGGCGTACCTGGGCGTGCTGATGCTGGCGGCCGCCATCGCCGCGGGCCTGGCCGCCACGGCGCGACCCTGGAGCATGCAGCAGCAGCGCGCGCGCGAGGCCGAGCTGCTGTTCATCGGCCAGCAGTTCCAGCGAGCCATCGCATCCTACTACCGGGCCGGCCCGTCGCCGGCGTTTCCAAGATCCCTCGACGCCTTGCTCAAGGACAGCCGCGTGCCGTTCATGTTGCGGCATCTGCGCCGCCTGTACCGGGATCCGCTCACGGGCAGCGCCGATTGGGGCGTGGTGAAGGGGCCCGACGGAGGCGTCATCGGCGTCTACAGCCAGGCGCCGGGCAAGCCGCTCAAGCAGGACGGATTCCCCGCCAGCTTGGGGGATTTCGCGGGCAAGAGCCGCTACGCGGACTGGATCTTCCTGTACGACGAGCGGCGTTGA
- a CDS encoding response regulator transcription factor yields MIVAVLEDCPAQRDWVTKLLHDRGHQVVARGDGDSFIALLRSQVVDAALLDWEVPGASGLSVLSWARSNLNRSMPILMLTQRDDEDDVVTALNAGADDYLHKPLRERELLARVAAQARRSRHADAPGQELQVGPYAFDLQSRRLTVQGRPVSLPAREFELAALLFRNPGRILTKDALCQHIWGTVDRKYDASLATYISNLRSALGLRARNGYVVSTVYNYGYRLERVA; encoded by the coding sequence ATGATCGTCGCCGTTCTCGAGGACTGTCCGGCCCAGCGGGATTGGGTCACCAAGCTGCTGCACGATCGCGGCCATCAGGTGGTGGCGCGCGGCGACGGCGACAGCTTCATCGCGCTGTTGCGCAGCCAGGTCGTGGACGCGGCCTTGCTGGACTGGGAAGTGCCCGGCGCGTCCGGCCTGTCCGTGCTGTCCTGGGCGCGGTCCAATCTGAACCGCTCCATGCCCATCCTGATGCTGACGCAGCGCGACGACGAGGACGACGTCGTCACCGCGCTGAACGCGGGCGCGGACGATTACCTGCACAAGCCGCTGCGCGAGCGCGAGCTGCTGGCGCGCGTGGCCGCGCAGGCCAGGCGTTCCCGCCATGCCGATGCGCCGGGGCAGGAGCTGCAGGTCGGCCCCTATGCGTTCGACCTGCAATCGCGCAGGCTGACCGTGCAAGGGCGGCCCGTCAGCCTGCCCGCGCGCGAGTTCGAGCTGGCGGCATTGCTGTTCCGCAACCCAGGCCGGATCCTGACCAAGGACGCGCTGTGCCAGCACATCTGGGGCACCGTGGACCGGAAGTACGACGCCAGCCTGGCCACGTACATCAGCAACCTGCGCTCGGCGCTGGGCCTGCGCGCGCGCAACGGCTATGTGGTCTCCACGGTCTACAACTACGGATACCGCCTGGAGCGCGTGGCCTGA
- a CDS encoding cell wall metabolism sensor histidine kinase WalK, with protein sequence MELSNFPGSRANDTALAPCRNAWLCCHLSIVALALVLPGGRVGSPPRPFSAADVLVIACVALFIVALGLFHQRGRAALRLAVFWTAVVLTLIIARRVTPAGSPAMAVLFMLGCVVHWRVGASRIQALVSREAVPQAAATPSEPPKLAPAAPDRDAVAQMVHDLRSPLSAVLALVDKQGADKAEVVHHDFLRSVRDQVQYGLSVAQHFMQRSRAERLDRSRFLPVSLQDLAHSAADQVLPLADKKGVSIDVRDGDETLWVAGDYCMLLRAVVNLLENAVKYSASGTRVTLGAQRMGNAARLYVADQGVGIAAEALPRLCQAFYRAAGARRHCQDGVGMGLAIVAAVAKGHGAEVMVKSRPSQGSTFILTMPLLPRGGALENEDPPEPGEAAQGAAVRLE encoded by the coding sequence ATGGAACTGTCGAATTTTCCGGGTTCGCGAGCCAACGACACGGCGCTTGCGCCTTGCCGTAACGCCTGGCTGTGCTGTCACCTGAGCATCGTCGCCCTGGCGCTGGTTCTGCCCGGGGGCCGCGTGGGTTCGCCGCCCCGGCCTTTCAGCGCGGCGGATGTGCTGGTCATCGCCTGCGTTGCCTTGTTCATCGTGGCCCTGGGCCTGTTCCATCAGCGTGGACGAGCCGCGCTGCGCCTGGCGGTCTTCTGGACCGCCGTGGTGCTGACGCTGATCATCGCGCGGCGCGTGACGCCGGCGGGGTCGCCGGCGATGGCGGTGTTGTTCATGCTGGGCTGCGTGGTCCACTGGCGCGTCGGCGCTTCACGGATCCAGGCGTTGGTGTCGCGCGAGGCTGTGCCCCAGGCGGCCGCGACGCCATCCGAACCGCCGAAGCTCGCGCCCGCCGCGCCCGACCGCGACGCCGTCGCGCAGATGGTGCACGACCTGCGCAGTCCCCTGTCGGCCGTTCTGGCGCTGGTCGACAAGCAGGGCGCGGACAAGGCCGAGGTGGTGCATCATGACTTTCTGCGTTCGGTGCGGGACCAGGTGCAATACGGCTTGTCGGTCGCGCAGCACTTCATGCAGAGGTCGCGCGCGGAACGGCTGGACCGGTCGCGTTTCCTGCCGGTGTCGCTGCAAGACCTGGCGCACAGCGCGGCGGACCAGGTGCTGCCCCTGGCCGACAAGAAGGGCGTGTCGATCGACGTGCGGGACGGCGATGAAACGCTGTGGGTCGCCGGCGACTATTGCATGCTGTTGCGCGCCGTCGTCAATCTGCTGGAGAACGCCGTCAAGTATTCGGCTTCCGGCACGCGGGTCACGCTGGGCGCGCAGCGGATGGGCAATGCCGCGCGTCTGTACGTGGCGGACCAGGGCGTGGGCATCGCGGCCGAGGCCTTGCCCCGGCTGTGCCAGGCGTTCTATCGGGCCGCCGGAGCGCGCAGGCACTGCCAGGACGGCGTGGGCATGGGCCTGGCCATCGTGGCCGCCGTGGCCAAGGGGCATGGCGCGGAAGTGATGGTGAAATCGCGGCCGAGCCAGGGCAGCACGTTCATCCTGACCATGCCGCTGTTGCCGCGCGGCGGCGCGCTTGAAAACGAAGATCCTCCAGAACCCGGCGAAGCCGCGCAAGGCGCGGCGGTCCGGTTGGAGTAA